In the Tenrec ecaudatus isolate mTenEca1 chromosome 16, mTenEca1.hap1, whole genome shotgun sequence genome, one interval contains:
- the C16H10orf95 gene encoding uncharacterized protein C10orf95 homolog, with protein sequence MYSYSCLLPEEGLWPSLQPLAYTYLPSPLLLPPIQAHNFCSRPPGLSAGEWATPREYHCFYGPSAPLPLAPPYWAFPPALAMAPSPLLPATGYAGPGPPPPAAREGEGEGWAPWPDGDSLQAELRWGRVEERALDPRHPLPDYVRRELRRAYGTYPRADVRVTYRGGEFLIQAAPRVREPEVRVERRVLRRPASGSSDSAREAAGRGRGKKRKGLG encoded by the coding sequence ATGTATTCCTATAGCTGCTTGCTGCCGGAGGAGGGCCTCTGGCCTTCTCTGCAGCCCCTCGCCTACACCTACCTGCCCAGCCCTCTGCTGCTGCCCCCGATCCAGGCCCACAACTTCTGCAGCAGACCCCCCGGCCTGAGCGCAGGTGAATGGGCGACCCCGCGCGAGTACCACTGCTTCTATGGCCCCAGCGCGCCCCTGCCGCTCGCGCCGCCCTACTGGGCTTTCCCACCGGCCCTAGCCATGGCTCCGAGCCCGCTGTTGCCCGCGACCGGCTACGCGGGGCCGGGGCCACCACCCCCCGCGGCGagggagggcgagggcgagggctggGCGCCGTGGCCCGACGGCGACAGCCTGCAGGCGGAGCTGCGCTGGGGCCGCGTGGAGGAGCGCGCGCTGGACCCGCGCCACCCGCTGCCCGACTACGTGCGCCGGGAGCTGCGGCGCGCGTACGGCACGTACCCGCGCGCCGACGTGCGCGTCACCTACCGCGGCGGCGAGTTCCTGATTCAGGCCGCGCCGCGCGTGCGCGAGCCCGAGGTGCGCGTGGAGAGGCGCGTGCTGCGCCGGCCGGCCAGCGGCAGCAGCGACTCGGCGCGGGAAGCCGCGGGCCgcggccgcgggaagaagaggaAAGGCCTGGGCTGA